A genomic segment from Nitratiruptor sp. YY08-10 encodes:
- a CDS encoding argininosuccinate synthase domain-containing protein, whose product MRALALFSGGLDSLLAMKLIIDQGVDVIGLHFDTGFGGRNAEQKREYLENIAKKIGAKLEIINIREQFIQDILFDPKYGYGKHFNPCIDCHANMIRVAKALLPKFDAHFVISGEVVGQRPMSQRFDALKKVESLSTADGLIVRPLSAKLLPPTIPEQKGWINREKLYGISGRSREVQMELAKKYGIENYESPSGGCLLTDENFSTKIRDHIKYDSFDLEDIDVLKWGRHFRLPGGAKLVVSRNKEENEKLGSIEVTKYEKFTLPLPGPLSLISKTASNEDKELAAKIALTYSKAKPESEYEVQIGQTLIKTSPFETKKEAQSFFVQ is encoded by the coding sequence ATACGAGCACTCGCACTTTTTAGCGGTGGACTGGACAGTCTATTGGCTATGAAATTGATCATTGATCAAGGAGTTGATGTTATCGGCCTTCATTTTGATACCGGATTCGGTGGTAGAAACGCGGAACAAAAAAGAGAGTATCTGGAAAATATTGCCAAAAAAATTGGTGCGAAACTGGAAATCATCAATATTCGAGAACAGTTCATTCAAGATATTCTCTTTGATCCAAAATATGGCTATGGCAAACACTTCAATCCTTGTATCGACTGTCATGCCAATATGATCCGAGTCGCAAAAGCTCTGCTGCCAAAATTTGATGCCCACTTTGTCATCAGTGGCGAAGTTGTAGGGCAAAGACCCATGAGTCAGCGATTTGATGCACTCAAAAAAGTAGAAAGCCTATCCACAGCCGATGGACTCATCGTCAGACCACTTAGTGCCAAACTTCTTCCGCCTACCATTCCTGAACAAAAGGGATGGATCAACAGGGAAAAACTGTATGGCATAAGTGGCAGAAGCCGTGAAGTTCAGATGGAGCTTGCCAAAAAGTATGGAATAGAAAATTATGAGAGTCCAAGTGGGGGATGCCTCCTGACAGACGAGAATTTCAGTACCAAAATACGCGACCACATCAAATATGACTCATTCGATCTTGAAGATATCGATGTACTCAAATGGGGCAGACACTTCAGACTTCCCGGAGGTGCAAAACTGGTAGTAAGTAGAAACAAAGAGGAAAATGAGAAACTGGGATCTATAGAGGTGACCAAATACGAAAAATTCACTCTGCCATTGCCAGGCCCTTTGAGTCTCATTTCAAAAACGGCGAGCAACGAGGATAAAGAACTGGCGGCGAAAATCGCCTTGACCTATTCAAAAGCAAAACCTGAAAGTGAGTATGAAGTGCAAATAGGCCAAACTCTCATCAAAACATCTCCATTTGAGACAAAAAAAGAGGCTCAAAGCTTTTTTGTCCAATGA
- a CDS encoding ribonuclease HII, which translates to MQICGIDEAGRGPLAGPLVMAGVVFTKRVYKLDDSKKLSPQAREKLYEKIINAAQYKIVIIDNETIDQKGISACITQGLKEIISTLYVKRYIFDGNSKFGVDNIEPIIKADQTIKEVMAASILAKVTRDRIMCEIDKEYPEYGFCKHKGYGTKEHIEAMKKYGLSPVHRKSFRPKALQPTLF; encoded by the coding sequence TTGCAAATTTGCGGCATTGATGAAGCAGGACGCGGACCACTGGCAGGGCCATTAGTGATGGCAGGAGTTGTTTTTACAAAAAGAGTCTATAAGTTGGATGATTCCAAAAAACTCTCGCCTCAAGCAAGAGAGAAGCTTTATGAAAAAATCATCAATGCAGCGCAATACAAAATCGTCATCATCGATAACGAAACAATTGATCAAAAAGGCATTTCAGCTTGTATCACCCAAGGACTCAAAGAGATTATCAGTACCCTTTATGTAAAGCGTTACATTTTCGATGGCAATTCGAAATTCGGTGTTGATAACATTGAACCCATAATCAAAGCTGACCAAACCATAAAAGAGGTCATGGCAGCTTCAATTTTGGCTAAGGTCACACGAGATCGCATCATGTGTGAAATAGACAAAGAGTATCCCGAATATGGCTTTTGCAAACACAAAGGATACGGTACAAAAGAGCATATTGAGGCAATGAAAAAATATGGTCTATCTCCTGTTCACAGAAAAAGCTTTCGCCCAAAAGCGTTACAACCGACACTATTTTAG
- the rnhA gene encoding ribonuclease HI, whose protein sequence is MKKVSLFSDGSSLGNPGPGGYCAILRYKDNEKIIKGGEPHTTNNRMELKAVIEGLKALKEPCVVTVYSDSNYVVQAINSWLSGWIKKDFKNVKNPDLWKEFIEVAKPHRIKAVWVKGHSGHEENERCDEIAKEMAKEAGIG, encoded by the coding sequence GTGAAGAAAGTTTCTCTGTTTAGTGACGGATCGAGCCTGGGAAATCCGGGACCAGGAGGGTATTGTGCTATTTTGCGCTATAAAGACAATGAAAAGATCATCAAAGGAGGCGAACCCCATACAACCAACAACAGAATGGAACTCAAAGCTGTAATAGAAGGATTAAAGGCACTCAAAGAACCCTGTGTTGTAACCGTATATAGTGACTCAAATTATGTAGTACAGGCTATAAACTCATGGCTTTCAGGATGGATCAAAAAAGATTTCAAAAATGTGAAAAATCCAGATCTTTGGAAGGAGTTTATCGAAGTTGCAAAACCGCATCGCATCAAGGCGGTCTGGGTAAAGGGTCACAGTGGTCATGAAGAGAATGAGCGGTGTGATGAAATTGCCAAAGAGATGGCAAAGGAAGCAGGAATTGGATAG
- a CDS encoding DDE-type integrase/transposase/recombinase, with amino-acid sequence MEATIDAFGVSRRTLFRWKKSFNDANGDIKALNPKSRKLKRVRESKVPIEVIKEIKRLRKAYPNIGKAKLYHLLKPFCEERGLKTPSESTIGRIIAKAPDKMRIFPYRIDTKGKVKPKKRVQKNRKPKNLKSKPFELWAVDTIQIVSNGIKRYILTMIDPLTRIAFAVAIPSKHTKHTAYALEALIDGITSIKHKRTLAILSDNGSEFKKEFDALLEQKGFTHYWTYPRSPKMNAHNERFNRTIQEQFIQYYEDVLFTDLQEFNKKLAKWLIDYNTKILHSSLNFKSPVQYLLENYHECHMYWTYTLS; translated from the coding sequence TTGGAAGCTACAATAGATGCTTTTGGAGTAAGTAGAAGAACGCTTTTTCGATGGAAAAAAAGTTTCAATGATGCAAATGGTGATATCAAAGCCTTAAATCCAAAATCACGCAAACTAAAAAGAGTAAGAGAGTCAAAAGTACCAATAGAAGTCATAAAAGAGATAAAACGATTAAGAAAAGCATATCCCAACATCGGTAAAGCAAAACTCTATCACCTTTTAAAACCCTTTTGTGAAGAAAGAGGTCTTAAAACTCCCTCAGAATCAACAATAGGACGAATAATCGCAAAAGCACCAGATAAAATGAGAATATTTCCTTATCGCATCGATACAAAAGGAAAAGTCAAACCAAAAAAGAGAGTTCAAAAAAATAGAAAACCAAAAAACCTCAAATCCAAACCATTTGAACTCTGGGCAGTAGATACCATCCAAATAGTCTCAAACGGTATAAAACGATATATCCTTACGATGATAGATCCTCTCACACGTATTGCATTTGCAGTAGCAATTCCTTCTAAACATACAAAACATACTGCATACGCCCTTGAAGCTCTCATCGATGGAATAACTTCCATCAAACATAAACGTACACTTGCAATTCTTTCTGATAATGGCAGTGAATTTAAAAAAGAGTTTGACGCTCTGCTTGAACAAAAAGGCTTTACACACTACTGGACCTATCCAAGAAGCCCTAAAATGAATGCACACAATGAACGATTTAATAGAACAATTCAAGAACAGTTTATTCAATACTATGAAGATGTACTCTTTACAGACTTACAAGAATTCAATAAAAAATTAGCAAAATGGCTCATCGATTACAATACCAAAATACTACACTCTTCTCTTAATTTTAAATCTCCGGTACAATACCTCCTTGAAAACTATCATGAGTGCCATATGTATTGGACTTATACACTATCATGA
- a CDS encoding zinc-dependent peptidase has translation MQYYLLLLSLFGLILLSVLIYQIYLFMVTDARYKLYKRFGRFPYTDILHRYFPLYEKLPKELQRRLKACILTFIREKEFIGKGIKIDTTKKVLIAANACLLTIGHDRCEYKHVKSIFLYPEAVFKKEKIQQGWIVTEQDQILLGEAWQGGEIVLSWKDLVAGDLNPTDGKNVGLHEFAHQLDMEDGAADGTPPLPLKLYSRWSQIMSQEYKKLQKELKHHHKGFLDPYAATNEAEFFAVATEYFFEKPKKLQKEEPELYNLLKEYYNLDPASWN, from the coding sequence ATGCAATATTATCTGCTACTTTTGTCCCTGTTCGGTCTCATCTTATTGAGTGTGCTTATCTACCAGATATACCTTTTTATGGTAACGGATGCACGCTACAAACTCTATAAACGATTTGGCAGATTTCCATATACTGACATCTTGCATCGCTATTTCCCTTTATATGAAAAGTTGCCAAAGGAGCTGCAAAGGAGACTGAAAGCCTGTATCCTTACATTTATCCGCGAAAAAGAGTTCATCGGTAAAGGGATAAAAATAGACACAACCAAAAAGGTTCTCATAGCAGCCAATGCCTGTTTGCTAACAATTGGACATGACAGGTGTGAATATAAACATGTCAAATCGATCTTTCTCTATCCCGAAGCGGTTTTCAAAAAAGAGAAAATCCAACAGGGATGGATTGTAACAGAGCAAGACCAGATACTCCTTGGAGAAGCGTGGCAAGGAGGCGAAATTGTTTTAAGCTGGAAAGATCTGGTTGCAGGTGATTTGAATCCAACTGACGGCAAAAATGTGGGACTGCACGAATTTGCCCATCAGCTCGATATGGAAGATGGCGCAGCAGACGGAACACCTCCCCTTCCTTTAAAACTATACTCCAGATGGTCCCAGATCATGTCACAAGAGTACAAAAAACTTCAAAAAGAGCTCAAACATCATCATAAAGGATTTCTCGATCCCTATGCAGCTACCAACGAAGCGGAGTTTTTTGCGGTAGCTACAGAATACTTTTTCGAAAAACCGAAAAAACTCCAAAAAGAAGAACCCGAACTGTATAACCTTTTGAAAGAGTACTACAACCTCGATCCTGCCTCATGGAATTAA
- a CDS encoding diacylglycerol kinase — protein sequence MRNQPKYHLFKNARYALDGLIECWRSETSFKIEVILFILFSILFWLLPIALLSKVILQTSLFVPLIAELLNSAIERIVDLASPNYHPLAKAAKDAGAAAVLLSLFLTVGIWVAVAIFELF from the coding sequence ATGAGAAACCAACCAAAATATCATCTTTTTAAAAACGCTCGCTATGCACTTGATGGTCTGATCGAGTGTTGGCGAAGTGAAACTAGTTTCAAAATAGAAGTTATACTTTTTATCCTCTTTTCCATACTCTTTTGGCTTTTACCGATTGCACTTCTATCGAAAGTGATTTTGCAAACATCTCTTTTCGTTCCACTCATCGCAGAACTTCTCAACAGTGCCATAGAACGGATAGTCGATCTTGCTTCACCCAACTATCACCCTTTGGCAAAAGCCGCCAAAGATGCAGGTGCAGCAGCAGTTCTTCTTTCACTCTTTTTGACTGTCGGTATCTGGGTAGCAGTAGCCATATTCGAACTATTTTGA
- the aroC gene encoding chorismate synthase, whose product MNSFGKRLIMTTFGESHGKAIGCVLDGVPAGLEIDETFIQNELDRRRPGKSKFATARKELDEVQILSGVFEGKSTGTPIAMVIFNKDQKSRDYSNIKDIFRPGHADFTYWHKYGIRDYRGGGRSSARETAARVAAGAVAKLLLKEFGIQVEAGVCEVAGIEAKEYDFDYAKTSEIFALDPHVETLQKEAILKAKELHDSVGGAVLVRATNLPVGFGEPIYYKLDAVLAEALMSINAAKAVDIGLGREASRLYGSQNNDQITKGGFISNNAGGILGGISNGEDVIAKVWFKPTPSIFQKQRSIDVNGNEVEVELKGRHDPFVAARGSVVAEAMMALVIADMLLLNATSQLSHLKKVYL is encoded by the coding sequence ATGAATAGTTTTGGCAAGCGACTTATCATGACGACCTTTGGGGAGTCTCACGGAAAAGCTATCGGGTGTGTTTTAGATGGCGTACCGGCAGGGCTGGAAATAGATGAAACGTTTATTCAAAATGAGTTGGATCGAAGACGGCCAGGAAAAAGCAAATTTGCTACGGCACGAAAAGAGCTTGATGAGGTGCAGATTTTAAGTGGCGTATTTGAAGGGAAAAGTACTGGTACGCCTATTGCGATGGTGATATTCAACAAAGATCAAAAAAGCAGGGATTACTCCAATATTAAAGATATCTTTCGGCCAGGCCATGCCGATTTTACCTACTGGCATAAATATGGCATCAGAGATTATCGGGGTGGTGGTAGAAGCAGCGCCAGAGAGACGGCAGCTAGGGTTGCTGCAGGTGCAGTTGCGAAGCTTTTACTCAAAGAGTTTGGCATTCAAGTAGAAGCTGGCGTGTGTGAAGTAGCTGGAATCGAGGCAAAAGAATATGATTTTGATTATGCAAAAACAAGTGAGATATTCGCACTAGATCCTCATGTTGAAACATTGCAAAAAGAGGCTATTCTAAAAGCTAAGGAGTTGCACGACAGTGTTGGAGGTGCGGTGCTCGTTCGAGCTACCAATCTTCCCGTGGGGTTTGGAGAGCCGATCTACTATAAATTGGATGCGGTACTTGCTGAGGCACTCATGAGTATCAATGCAGCGAAAGCGGTCGATATCGGTTTGGGTCGAGAAGCCAGTAGATTGTATGGATCCCAAAACAATGACCAGATCACTAAAGGGGGTTTTATTTCCAATAATGCCGGAGGCATATTGGGCGGTATCAGCAACGGTGAGGATGTGATAGCAAAAGTGTGGTTCAAGCCAACGCCCTCTATATTTCAAAAACAGCGATCCATCGATGTAAACGGCAATGAAGTCGAGGTTGAACTCAAAGGCAGGCACGATCCGTTTGTAGCTGCAAGGGGAAGCGTTGTTGCTGAAGCGATGATGGCTTTGGTCATAGCGGATATGCTTTTACTCAATGCAACAAGCCAGCTCTCTCATCTCAAAAAAGTCTATTTATAA
- a CDS encoding lipopolysaccharide assembly protein LapB — MDFLVGYRDPLFGLIIFFGLIFIISFFSYAWGLLKNKKQKNSLEQFFERFDENAKSEPLRFSGEEKEKEALAQLAKAYMKNGDFEKAIGIYLQLKESTEDMQERVLILKQLAKLYYKAGFLARSIEIYEEILRYFPRSADVLFELMLIYEKMNDMQNALKIKEALDELGHTSSDTNYLMARKFIVSNEINDLVTLYKEHPALVRVIFTHLFKTDPQKAWRVLDPKDYEQIVDILWRLPKDQIRTDHPFLQALYTAKGYGNFTKRSDIFEFDVLMHYPNADLDFEYLCPKCKNIFPFAYSRCPNCQSVESPKVELILRPKEEKREESFSV, encoded by the coding sequence TTGGATTTTTTGGTGGGATACCGCGATCCTCTTTTCGGTCTCATTATCTTTTTTGGTCTGATTTTCATCATCTCTTTTTTTAGTTATGCCTGGGGCTTGCTGAAAAATAAAAAGCAAAAAAACTCCCTTGAACAGTTTTTTGAACGGTTTGATGAAAATGCCAAGTCAGAGCCTTTGCGGTTTTCAGGTGAGGAGAAGGAGAAAGAGGCGCTTGCACAGCTTGCCAAAGCCTATATGAAAAATGGGGATTTTGAAAAAGCGATAGGAATCTATCTGCAGCTAAAAGAGTCTACTGAGGATATGCAAGAAAGAGTGCTCATACTCAAGCAGCTCGCAAAACTCTACTACAAAGCGGGATTTCTGGCACGAAGCATTGAGATATATGAGGAGATTTTGCGGTATTTTCCAAGATCAGCGGATGTTCTTTTTGAGTTGATGCTGATATATGAGAAAATGAATGATATGCAAAACGCTCTTAAAATCAAAGAGGCTCTTGATGAACTCGGTCATACCAGTTCTGATACCAACTATCTCATGGCTAGAAAATTTATAGTTTCCAATGAAATTAATGATCTTGTGACGCTTTATAAAGAGCATCCTGCTCTTGTGCGAGTTATTTTCACCCATCTTTTCAAAACAGATCCCCAAAAGGCTTGGAGAGTGTTAGACCCGAAAGATTACGAGCAAATTGTTGATATTTTATGGAGACTGCCCAAAGATCAGATTCGAACAGACCACCCTTTTTTGCAGGCACTCTATACCGCCAAAGGGTATGGAAACTTTACAAAGAGAAGTGATATATTCGAGTTTGATGTTTTGATGCACTATCCAAATGCGGATCTTGATTTTGAATATCTGTGTCCAAAATGCAAAAACATCTTTCCTTTTGCCTATAGCCGGTGTCCCAATTGCCAAAGTGTGGAATCTCCGAAAGTAGAGCTGATTTTACGACCAAAGGAAGAAAAACGTGAAGAAAGTTTCTCTGTTTAG
- the rnc gene encoding ribonuclease III: MKQLEEFEKKLGYRFEDKKLLKEALTHKSYKSPVNNERLEFLGDAVLDLVVGEYLFKKFPKANEGELSKLRASLVNEEGFAKLAQKLDIGKYIFISQAEENNQGRTKPSLLSNAFEAVMGAIYLEKGLEKVRELSLKLLEEAYPKIDLDSLFKDFKTALQEFTQAHYGITPTYKLLGSSGPDHKKEFEVAVLLHEETISTAKGRSKKAAQQEAAKEALKILKARNE; the protein is encoded by the coding sequence ATGAAGCAGTTGGAAGAGTTTGAAAAAAAACTCGGTTACAGGTTTGAGGATAAAAAGCTTTTGAAAGAGGCGCTGACGCACAAAAGCTATAAAAGCCCCGTGAATAACGAGCGTTTGGAGTTTTTGGGTGACGCTGTTTTAGACCTGGTGGTAGGAGAGTATCTTTTTAAAAAGTTTCCCAAGGCAAACGAGGGAGAACTATCGAAACTTCGCGCATCTCTAGTCAATGAAGAGGGATTTGCAAAACTCGCACAAAAGCTTGATATCGGAAAATATATCTTCATCTCCCAAGCAGAAGAGAATAATCAAGGCCGAACAAAACCGAGTCTTCTCTCCAACGCTTTTGAAGCGGTCATGGGCGCTATATACCTTGAAAAGGGACTTGAAAAGGTTCGTGAACTCTCTTTGAAACTTTTGGAAGAGGCCTATCCAAAAATCGACCTGGACTCATTGTTTAAAGATTTCAAAACCGCATTGCAAGAATTCACCCAGGCACATTACGGTATAACTCCCACATACAAGCTTCTTGGCTCAAGCGGGCCGGATCATAAAAAAGAGTTTGAAGTGGCGGTGCTGCTCCATGAAGAGACGATTTCCACTGCAAAAGGGCGCAGTAAAAAGGCCGCCCAGCAAGAGGCTGCAAAAGAGGCACTCAAAATCTTGAAGGCACGTAATGAATAG
- a CDS encoding DUF2267 domain-containing protein has protein sequence MHFEKDVQKTKEFLKEFAQVAALEDIQQANRIVRAVLRVLRRRVAPQEYLDLLAQLPICIKAEGVEGWRLSEFPDKSIRKLKNFIEAVMKEDRGSHKDFGDDPERAKALVKEFFAFLKRHISSGEIEDLAAELPEEIKKFVQEA, from the coding sequence ATGCATTTCGAAAAGGATGTCCAAAAAACAAAAGAGTTTCTCAAAGAGTTTGCGCAGGTAGCCGCATTGGAAGATATCCAACAAGCCAATAGAATTGTCCGAGCTGTATTGCGAGTATTGCGAAGACGAGTGGCCCCTCAAGAGTATCTTGACCTCCTTGCACAGCTTCCCATCTGCATTAAAGCCGAAGGAGTAGAAGGATGGAGGCTAAGCGAATTTCCCGATAAATCCATAAGAAAATTGAAAAACTTTATTGAAGCAGTGATGAAAGAGGATCGGGGATCTCATAAAGATTTTGGTGATGATCCTGAACGTGCGAAAGCATTGGTCAAAGAGTTTTTTGCCTTTTTGAAACGCCATATTAGCTCAGGTGAAATAGAAGATCTTGCAGCTGAACTTCCAGAAGAGATCAAAAAGTTTGTACAAGAGGCTTGA
- the dnaG gene encoding DNA primase, which yields MIDPNSIEQLKNIVDIVDVIGNYIELKKAGSNYKALCPFHQEDTPSFVVSPSKQIFHCFGCGAGGDAIKFLMEYEKLSYPEAIEKLAGMYNFSLQRTGSKESSSNLFKALESINRLYKKELFSKKEALDYLKQRGVANNSIEKFELGYAPEGNTQIQYLKKEFIPLQDAIQAGILSQDSGRVYARLVERITFPIYSPNGALVGFGGRTITNHPAKYLNSPETKLFHKSKILYGYHIAKQEIYKKKELIVCEGYLDVVMLHQAGFQNAVATLGTALTPSHLPLLRKGEPRVILAYDGDRAGIEAALKASKLLTKADIEGGVVIFTQDQDPADMVKNGQIQELQHLFAKPIAFIEFVLEKIVQKYDIKNPKEKEKALFEGIDFLKTLSPLLQEEYKEYLAALLNILPSKIVLHPQQKKEAHYTMEVHDPKELSIIKTMLTKPHTADIILDIIDTSHFTYHKEEFELALQNQVDHPKIRSILLNEDILVFDEEHLKSELLVFLIKYYEQKIQKVVKGNFPFNQKSFLIRKYKENIKKLKNGELIIE from the coding sequence ATGATAGATCCGAACTCCATAGAACAGCTCAAAAATATCGTCGATATCGTTGATGTCATAGGAAACTATATCGAGCTTAAAAAAGCAGGTTCCAATTATAAAGCTCTTTGCCCTTTTCACCAAGAAGATACCCCAAGTTTTGTTGTCAGTCCATCAAAACAGATCTTTCACTGTTTTGGATGTGGAGCAGGGGGAGATGCGATCAAGTTTTTGATGGAATACGAAAAGCTGAGCTATCCAGAAGCCATCGAAAAACTTGCCGGGATGTATAACTTCTCTTTGCAAAGAACGGGATCAAAAGAGTCCAGTAGCAATCTTTTCAAAGCATTGGAGTCAATCAACAGACTCTACAAAAAGGAGCTCTTTTCCAAAAAAGAGGCACTCGATTATCTCAAACAAAGAGGTGTTGCCAACAATTCAATCGAAAAATTTGAACTGGGCTACGCTCCAGAGGGCAATACACAAATCCAATATCTCAAAAAAGAGTTCATTCCTTTGCAAGACGCTATCCAAGCCGGTATCCTCTCCCAAGATTCGGGACGAGTCTATGCAAGACTTGTTGAGCGTATCACTTTTCCCATCTATTCACCCAATGGAGCGCTTGTGGGATTTGGCGGCAGAACTATCACAAATCATCCGGCTAAATATCTCAATTCGCCGGAAACAAAACTTTTTCACAAATCAAAAATCCTATACGGCTATCACATTGCAAAACAGGAGATCTACAAGAAAAAAGAACTCATCGTCTGTGAGGGATACCTGGATGTGGTGATGCTGCATCAAGCAGGTTTTCAAAATGCCGTCGCAACACTGGGAACCGCTTTGACTCCTTCGCATCTGCCGCTTCTTCGAAAAGGCGAACCCAGAGTGATTCTTGCCTATGATGGAGACAGAGCCGGTATCGAAGCGGCTTTAAAGGCTTCTAAACTACTTACAAAAGCAGATATCGAAGGAGGAGTTGTCATCTTCACACAAGACCAGGACCCTGCCGATATGGTTAAAAATGGCCAGATACAAGAATTGCAGCATCTCTTTGCAAAGCCGATTGCTTTCATAGAGTTCGTACTCGAAAAAATCGTACAAAAATATGACATTAAAAACCCCAAAGAGAAAGAGAAAGCTCTCTTTGAAGGGATAGACTTTCTCAAAACTTTATCACCTCTTTTGCAAGAAGAGTATAAAGAGTATTTGGCAGCATTGCTGAATATCCTGCCCTCTAAAATAGTACTGCACCCACAGCAAAAAAAAGAGGCACATTACACAATGGAAGTCCATGATCCAAAAGAGCTCAGCATTATAAAAACGATGCTGACAAAACCCCATACGGCAGACATCATCTTGGATATTATCGACACAAGCCACTTTACCTACCACAAAGAGGAGTTTGAACTCGCTTTGCAAAACCAAGTAGACCATCCAAAAATACGCTCCATTTTGCTCAATGAAGACATTTTAGTCTTTGACGAAGAGCATCTAAAAAGCGAATTATTAGTTTTTTTGATAAAATATTACGAACAGAAAATCCAAAAGGTTGTCAAAGGAAATTTTCCATTCAACCAAAAAAGTTTTCTGATTCGGAAATACAAAGAAAATATAAAAAAATTGAAAAATGGGGAGTTGATTATTGAGTAA
- a CDS encoding DUF2130 domain-containing protein produces MHTIKCPNCGYEIDINQTLYEEIEKAAKAKLQKEIEAHRKQYKNELSKLKAQEEALKAKETALEAKANQLAQELLSKERQNLEREIKKRLENEQKSIIEHLKKELEEKSNQVKELNEAKIEIEKLKRQKDEAIQQARLQAQKELNEELAKAKEQLSKQLAQENELKLKEKEKQLEDLKHQLEEAKRKAELTSQQLRGEVQELAIEEYLKNQFPFDAIEEIKKGQRGADCIQIVNTRELQNCGKIYYESKRAKEFKKEWIEKFKADMRNLGCDIGVLVTQSMPKGMDRMGLLDGVWVCSFEEFKALSAILRENLIKIALIKKSQENRGEKMAMLYSYLTSDEFRMQIEAIVEGFTQMQQDLEAEKRAMARIWKQRQKQIEKVLENTISMYASIKGIAGSAISHIKALELPYSED; encoded by the coding sequence ATGCATACCATCAAATGTCCAAACTGCGGTTATGAAATCGATATCAATCAGACACTTTACGAAGAGATAGAAAAAGCAGCCAAGGCAAAGCTGCAAAAAGAGATCGAAGCACATAGAAAGCAGTATAAAAATGAGCTTTCAAAACTCAAAGCCCAGGAAGAGGCTCTCAAAGCAAAAGAGACAGCACTTGAAGCAAAAGCAAACCAACTGGCTCAAGAGCTTCTTTCAAAAGAGCGGCAGAATCTAGAAAGGGAAATAAAAAAACGGCTCGAAAATGAGCAAAAATCGATCATAGAACATCTCAAAAAAGAGCTGGAAGAAAAAAGCAATCAAGTCAAAGAGCTCAACGAAGCAAAAATAGAGATAGAAAAACTCAAACGGCAAAAAGATGAAGCCATCCAGCAGGCCAGGCTGCAAGCCCAAAAAGAGTTAAATGAAGAACTTGCCAAGGCAAAAGAGCAGCTATCAAAACAGTTGGCTCAAGAAAATGAACTCAAACTCAAAGAGAAAGAGAAGCAACTCGAAGATCTCAAACATCAACTTGAAGAAGCCAAAAGGAAAGCAGAACTAACTTCCCAGCAGCTTCGAGGAGAGGTACAAGAACTTGCCATTGAAGAGTATTTGAAAAATCAGTTTCCATTCGATGCAATCGAAGAGATCAAAAAAGGGCAGCGTGGAGCAGACTGTATCCAGATTGTCAATACAAGAGAGCTGCAAAACTGCGGCAAAATATACTATGAGAGCAAAAGAGCAAAAGAGTTCAAAAAAGAGTGGATCGAAAAATTTAAAGCCGATATGCGAAATCTCGGATGCGATATAGGGGTGCTCGTGACACAGAGTATGCCAAAAGGAATGGATCGTATGGGACTTTTGGATGGAGTATGGGTATGCAGTTTTGAAGAGTTCAAAGCCCTAAGCGCCATTTTGCGCGAAAATCTCATCAAAATCGCTCTCATCAAAAAAAGCCAGGAAAACAGGGGAGAGAAGATGGCGATGCTCTATAGCTATCTTACCTCAGATGAGTTTCGCATGCAGATCGAAGCGATTGTGGAAGGCTTTACTCAGATGCAACAAGATCTTGAAGCAGAAAAACGAGCAATGGCAAGGATCTGGAAGCAGCGTCAAAAACAGATCGAAAAGGTTTTGGAAAACACAATCAGTATGTACGCCAGCATCAAAGGGATTGCCGGCAGTGCCATCTCGCACATCAAAGCACTAGAGCTTCCTTATAGCGAAGATTAA
- a CDS encoding putative motility protein produces the protein MNVSSVNDIAAYSTWQKQQSVKNHVEVSMLKKAMQLQQEMMQKMLEGIQQASGAKTPPSNPNGTISLYA, from the coding sequence ATGAATGTCTCAAGTGTCAATGATATAGCAGCATATTCCACATGGCAAAAACAGCAAAGTGTCAAAAACCACGTAGAAGTTTCTATGCTGAAAAAAGCGATGCAATTGCAGCAAGAGATGATGCAAAAGATGTTAGAGGGTATCCAGCAAGCAAGTGGTGCGAAAACACCACCTTCAAATCCAAACGGAACGATTAGCCTGTATGCTTAA